The following nucleotide sequence is from Candidatus Hydrogenedentota bacterium.
TCCGCGAAAACACGGAAGACGTGTATTCCGGATATGAGTTGCAGGAAGGCTCGGAAGATGCGAAGAAACTGCTGGCCTTTGCCCGGCAGGAATTGGGATGGGATATCCGGCCGGATTCCGGCCTGGGCGTCAAGCCCATCAGCAAGACCGGCACGAAACGCATCGTTCGCGCCGCGTTGGACTATGCGATCCGCCATGGACGGAAGTCGGTGACGCTCGTCCATAAGGGCAACATCATGAAATATACGGAAGGCGCGTTCCGCGAGTGGGGCTACGGCCTCGTCCGCGAGGAATTTTCGGAGGCCGCCGTGACCTGGGACGACTGCGGGGGCCGTTCCAACGGAAAAGTGCTCGTGAAGGATACCATCGCCGACATTTTCCTTCAGCAGATTCTCACGCGTCCGGACGAATTCGACGTGATCGCCACGATGAATCTGAACGGAGACTACATCAGCGATGCGCTTGCGGCGCAGGTGGGCGGTATCGGCATCGCGCCAGGCGCCAACATCAACTACGAAACGGGCGCGGCCGTCTTTGAGGCGACGCACGGTACGGCGCCCAAATACGCCAACCTCGACAAGGTCAATCCCAGCAGCCTGATTCTGTCCGGCGTGATGATGTTCGAGCATCTTGGCTGGAACGAAGTGTCGGACGCCATCATGCGGGCGATTCTCAAGACGTTCAAGGAGAAAACCGTCACCTACGATTTCGCGCGGCTCATGAACGACGCCAAAGAGGTCAAGTGCAGCGAATT
It contains:
- the icd gene encoding isocitrate dehydrogenase (NADP(+)); protein product: MPEYPHIKTPAGEKITSKNGVLQTPDHPILAFIEGDGIGPDIWRASRFVFDAAVKHCYGNRRAVAWMEVYAGEKGNAVCGSYLPDETLEAIREYRIAIKGPLTTPVGGGFRSLNVALRRELDLFACVRPVRYFDGVPSPVRTPERVDMVIFRENTEDVYSGYELQEGSEDAKKLLAFARQELGWDIRPDSGLGVKPISKTGTKRIVRAALDYAIRHGRKSVTLVHKGNIMKYTEGAFREWGYGLVREEFSEAAVTWDDCGGRSNGKVLVKDTIADIFLQQILTRPDEFDVIATMNLNGDYISDALAAQVGGIGIAPGANINYETGAAVFEATHGTAPKYANLDKVNPSSLILSGVMMFEHLGWNEVSDAIMRAILKTFKEKTVTYDFARLMNDAKEVKCSEFAQALVGHLDG